A genome region from Micromonospora peucetia includes the following:
- a CDS encoding ABC transporter permease: MSTTTDPTTAVAADAYLETRGDALRRRVRETWSASRRPLIAVVLTLVFGFLLVVVVSDDPVLAYEQLFLGNFSSPANVGNLLMRTAPLLLIAIGIVFSFRAGIFNVGAEGQLYVGAISAAAVALSLPTLPAVPLIVISMVAGMAAGAVLAWIPGQLKVRLNVDEVVTTLMLNFIALLLTSYLVSKPLRDPTAYGATSRLLPPQSFLPQIPGLPTANIGFLIALLMVPVAWLVLFRTPWGAELRAAGSNLRFAEAVGVRAKSQIIRAMLVSGSLAGLAGAIYVLGIGHRFEQNFSPGFGLIALTVALLARLHPVAVLLTSLFYAAMLNGAAYMQITTDVPRSLVSLLTGLLVVLMTVEFRRRHRARVQKEAGA, from the coding sequence ATGAGCACGACAACTGACCCGACGACGGCGGTCGCGGCCGACGCGTACCTGGAGACCCGCGGGGACGCCCTGCGCCGACGCGTACGCGAGACGTGGTCCGCGTCGCGCCGCCCGCTGATCGCGGTGGTCCTCACCCTGGTCTTCGGTTTCCTGCTCGTCGTCGTGGTCTCCGACGACCCAGTGCTCGCCTATGAGCAGCTCTTCCTGGGCAACTTCTCCAGCCCCGCGAACGTCGGTAACCTGCTGATGCGTACGGCGCCGCTGCTGCTGATCGCCATCGGGATCGTCTTCTCGTTCCGGGCCGGCATCTTCAACGTCGGCGCGGAAGGACAGTTGTACGTCGGCGCGATCAGCGCCGCCGCGGTGGCCCTGTCGCTGCCCACGCTTCCCGCCGTGCCGCTGATCGTGATCTCCATGGTTGCCGGCATGGCGGCCGGGGCGGTCCTGGCCTGGATCCCCGGACAGCTGAAGGTCCGGCTGAACGTGGACGAGGTCGTCACCACGCTGATGCTCAACTTCATCGCCCTGCTGTTGACCAGCTACCTGGTCAGCAAGCCACTGCGGGACCCGACCGCCTACGGCGCCACCAGCAGGCTGTTGCCGCCGCAGTCGTTCCTGCCGCAGATTCCCGGCCTGCCGACCGCCAACATCGGCTTCCTGATCGCGCTGCTGATGGTGCCGGTGGCCTGGCTGGTGCTGTTCCGCACCCCGTGGGGGGCCGAACTGCGCGCCGCCGGCAGCAACCTGCGGTTCGCCGAGGCGGTGGGCGTACGCGCCAAGAGCCAGATCATCCGCGCGATGCTGGTCTCCGGCAGCCTCGCCGGGCTGGCCGGCGCGATCTACGTCCTGGGCATCGGCCACCGCTTCGAGCAGAACTTCTCCCCGGGATTCGGACTCATCGCGCTGACCGTGGCGCTGCTGGCCCGGCTGCACCCGGTGGCGGTGCTGCTGACCAGCCTGTTCTACGCGGCCATGCTCAATGGCGCCGCCTACATGCAGATCACCACGGACGTGCCCCGCTCGCTCGTCAGCCTGCTGACGGGTCTGCTCGTCGTCCTGATGACCGTCGAGTTCCGTCGTCGGCACCGCGCCCGGGTGCAGAAGGAGGCCGGGGCATGA
- a CDS encoding BMP family lipoprotein encodes MTQTVRSTPETHLRKGTMMKNLHVRRPSLVALAAVAAAAVTLSACSSGDTNAAGKGDGTNAVYVMSDNLGDKGFNDSAAAGFDRLKAEGAGTKLLQASPSDPQLWRQNLEAVSTSGQYDLIFTGPGMHDNLAAVAPQHPDQKYVFFDDELKAPNVLSIRYAQNEGSYLAGVLAANASLDPKSFPLSKGNKKVGIVAGQDLPGIQEFIVGFKQGVASVDPGINVNISFVGNFNDAQKAYDLTTTLFNSGADVVYNVAGPAGLGILKAAADTKHYAIGVDSDQNSLHPQHVLASMLKQIGNSVYDSAKKYEKDEIKFGETVVYGLSNEGVALVYNDALVPAEVKQKIDAAKQKVVSGEVKVDSVLK; translated from the coding sequence ATGACCCAGACCGTTCGCAGCACCCCCGAAACGCACCTCAGGAAAGGCACCATGATGAAGAACCTGCATGTCCGCCGGCCCTCGCTGGTGGCCCTGGCGGCCGTGGCCGCGGCCGCCGTCACGCTGTCGGCCTGCTCGTCCGGCGACACGAACGCCGCCGGCAAGGGCGACGGGACCAACGCCGTCTACGTGATGTCCGACAACCTCGGCGACAAGGGTTTCAACGACTCCGCCGCTGCCGGCTTCGACCGGCTCAAGGCCGAGGGCGCCGGCACGAAACTGCTGCAGGCGTCGCCGAGCGACCCGCAGCTGTGGCGGCAGAACCTCGAGGCCGTCTCCACCTCCGGCCAGTACGACCTGATCTTCACCGGTCCCGGCATGCACGACAATCTCGCCGCGGTCGCCCCCCAGCACCCCGACCAGAAGTACGTATTCTTCGACGACGAGCTCAAGGCGCCGAACGTCCTGTCCATCCGGTATGCCCAGAATGAGGGCTCCTACCTGGCCGGCGTGCTGGCCGCCAACGCCTCGCTGGACCCGAAGTCGTTCCCGCTGTCCAAGGGCAACAAGAAGGTGGGCATCGTCGCGGGCCAGGACCTGCCCGGCATCCAGGAGTTCATCGTCGGCTTCAAGCAGGGCGTGGCCTCGGTGGATCCCGGAATCAACGTGAACATCTCGTTCGTCGGCAACTTCAACGACGCCCAGAAGGCGTACGACCTGACCACGACGCTGTTCAACTCCGGTGCGGACGTCGTCTACAACGTGGCCGGTCCCGCCGGTCTCGGCATCCTGAAGGCGGCCGCCGACACCAAGCACTACGCGATCGGCGTGGACTCCGACCAGAACAGCCTGCACCCGCAGCACGTGCTCGCCTCGATGCTCAAGCAGATCGGCAACTCGGTCTACGACTCGGCCAAGAAGTACGAGAAGGACGAGATCAAGTTCGGCGAAACCGTTGTGTACGGCCTGAGCAACGAGGGCGTGGCCCTGGTCTACAACGACGCGCTCGTGCCCGCCGAGGTGAAGCAGAAGATCGACGCGGCCAAGCAGAAGGTGGTCAGCGGCGAGGTCAAGGTCGACTCCGTACTGAAGTAA
- a CDS encoding ABC transporter permease: MNQFLYAALLATTPVLLAALAAMFTQRANILNVAVEGMMLTAAFVAIAVGQATGSVAVALVAALLAGLLMALVFGVVTLILHADPLVAGLGINLLAAGVTVFLLERVYHNPGGLRPDSFPELWRVEADWLEAIPVLGPALNGQSVIVYLAILLVPVSSIVLYRTPLGYALRAAGEDEAAARAAGINVPRVRLTAVLFSGVLGGLAGAQLSMATLHFFLPDMTSGRGFLGLAAMLFGGATPGGSVAASALFGAAGAAGDRLQSGAIPNQLVLALPYIAAIVALSLSKAGVLRRVRAKRKVKATS, translated from the coding sequence ATGAACCAGTTCCTGTACGCCGCGTTGCTGGCGACCACCCCGGTGCTGCTGGCGGCGCTGGCGGCGATGTTCACCCAGCGGGCCAACATTCTCAACGTCGCCGTCGAGGGCATGATGCTGACCGCCGCGTTCGTGGCGATCGCGGTCGGACAGGCCACCGGCAGCGTCGCCGTCGCGCTGGTCGCGGCCCTGCTCGCCGGCCTGCTGATGGCCCTGGTGTTCGGCGTGGTGACCCTGATCCTGCACGCCGACCCGCTGGTCGCCGGTCTCGGCATCAACCTGCTGGCGGCGGGGGTGACGGTGTTCCTGCTCGAGCGGGTCTACCACAACCCCGGCGGCCTGCGGCCGGACAGCTTCCCCGAGCTGTGGCGGGTCGAGGCCGACTGGCTGGAGGCGATCCCGGTCCTCGGGCCGGCGCTGAACGGGCAGAGCGTCATCGTCTACCTGGCGATCCTGCTCGTGCCGGTATCGTCGATCGTGCTCTACCGCACGCCGCTCGGCTACGCCCTGCGCGCTGCCGGTGAGGACGAGGCCGCGGCCCGCGCCGCCGGCATCAACGTGCCCCGGGTACGCCTGACCGCGGTGCTGTTCAGTGGGGTGCTCGGCGGGCTCGCTGGCGCGCAGCTGTCCATGGCCACCCTGCACTTCTTCCTGCCCGACATGACCAGCGGGCGTGGCTTCCTCGGGCTGGCGGCCATGCTGTTCGGCGGCGCCACCCCGGGCGGCTCGGTCGCCGCGTCCGCGTTGTTCGGTGCCGCCGGGGCGGCCGGTGACCGCCTGCAGAGCGGCGCCATCCCCAACCAGTTGGTCCTGGCGCTGCCCTACATCGCCGCGATCGTCGCGCTGAGCCTGTCCAAGGCGGGTGTGCTGCGGCGCGTGCGTGCCAAGAGGAAAGTGAAGGCAACATCGTGA
- a CDS encoding ABC transporter ATP-binding protein — MDASTADHPILHLQGIRKTFGSKVAIDSIDLAVAAGEVHAICGENGAGKSTLMNILAGIHQPDAGTISLRGRPVGIAGPAEAARLGIGMVHQHFTLVPSMSVAENIFLGRQPRRWGGLVVDRAAMRHAAADLISRYGFELRPDQRVRELTVGQRQRVEIIKALAFDAEILILDEPTAVLTPAEVDDLMKVIDVLRDRGRTVLFITHKLREVKAVADRVSVIRHGRSVGTRDNAGLSESEIADLMVGRAVFLAERKQVPPRTERGDDHLEVAGLTSVDATGRAVLEDVTFGIRPGEVLGIAGVEGNGQTELAEALTGLRPVISGRVTLDGTDITGWSAGRRRGAGVAFIPEDRLDRGLSPTMSVAENLAASNYGRAGLVRRRLISQAALRRFAAEQIRRYDIRGAAPETPVGTLSGGNMQKVVLARELAREPRVLVVSQPTRGVDIGASEFVHRQILAAAAQGCAVLLISSELSEVLALSDRIGVMLRGRIVDVLDAADATETRLGLLMSGGRAEVEA, encoded by the coding sequence ATGGACGCCTCCACCGCGGATCACCCGATCCTGCATCTGCAGGGGATCCGCAAGACGTTCGGTAGCAAGGTGGCAATCGACTCCATCGACCTGGCGGTCGCCGCCGGGGAGGTCCACGCGATCTGCGGCGAGAACGGCGCGGGCAAGTCGACGCTGATGAACATCCTGGCCGGCATCCACCAGCCGGATGCCGGGACGATCAGCCTCCGGGGCCGGCCGGTGGGCATCGCGGGTCCGGCGGAGGCGGCGCGGCTGGGCATCGGCATGGTGCACCAGCACTTCACCCTGGTGCCGTCGATGTCGGTGGCCGAGAACATCTTCCTCGGCCGGCAGCCCCGCCGGTGGGGCGGCCTCGTCGTCGACCGCGCGGCGATGCGGCACGCCGCAGCGGACCTGATCAGCCGGTACGGCTTCGAGCTGCGCCCCGACCAGCGGGTACGGGAACTGACCGTGGGGCAGCGCCAGCGTGTGGAGATCATCAAGGCGCTCGCCTTCGACGCCGAGATCCTCATCCTGGACGAGCCGACCGCGGTGCTCACGCCCGCGGAGGTCGACGACCTGATGAAGGTCATCGACGTGCTGCGTGACCGGGGCCGCACCGTCCTGTTCATCACCCACAAGCTGCGCGAGGTCAAGGCGGTGGCCGACCGGGTCTCCGTGATCCGGCACGGCCGCAGCGTCGGCACCCGCGACAACGCGGGGCTTTCCGAGTCGGAGATCGCCGACCTCATGGTGGGCCGGGCGGTCTTCCTCGCCGAGCGCAAACAGGTGCCGCCCCGCACCGAGCGCGGCGACGACCACCTGGAGGTCGCGGGCCTGACCAGCGTCGACGCGACCGGGCGCGCGGTGCTGGAGGACGTCACCTTCGGCATCCGGCCCGGCGAGGTGCTCGGCATCGCCGGCGTGGAGGGCAACGGGCAGACCGAACTCGCCGAGGCGCTGACCGGCCTGCGCCCCGTCATCTCCGGCCGGGTCACCCTCGACGGCACGGACATCACCGGCTGGTCGGCGGGCCGGCGCCGCGGTGCCGGGGTGGCCTTCATCCCGGAGGACCGGCTGGACCGGGGCCTGAGCCCGACGATGTCGGTGGCGGAGAACCTCGCCGCGTCGAACTACGGCCGTGCCGGGCTGGTCCGCCGTCGCCTGATCTCCCAGGCGGCGCTTCGCCGCTTCGCCGCCGAGCAGATCCGGCGCTACGACATCCGTGGCGCCGCACCGGAGACCCCGGTCGGGACGCTGTCCGGCGGCAACATGCAGAAGGTGGTGCTCGCCCGCGAGCTCGCCCGGGAACCACGGGTCCTTGTCGTGTCCCAGCCCACCCGCGGGGTGGACATCGGGGCGAGCGAGTTCGTCCACCGGCAGATCCTCGCCGCCGCGGCGCAGGGCTGCGCCGTCCTGCTGATCTCGTCGGAACTGTCCGAGGTGCTCGCGCTCTCCGACCGGATCGGGGTGATGTTGCGTGGCCGCATCGTCGACGTGCTGGACGCCGCAGACGCGACGGAGACCCGGCTGGGCCTGTTGATGAGTGGCGGCCGAGCGGAGGTGGAGGCATGA
- a CDS encoding nucleoside hydrolase — translation MSTPIVYDCDPGNDDALAILAAVGHPGLDLLAVTTVAGHLVAEQTARNAAIAVAAAGATVPVSRGGALPLVRDQVLAGILDLEQGLDRAREDLPAVALDPRHAVDLIIDTVRARPGAVLVATGPLTNVATALRKHPAVADDLARIITLSGAWGLGGKTAAAEFNVWCDPEAAAVVYSAPVPVTVLPTEASTAVPVDEDLVSRVAQLPGDAAALAVELMQSLRATHRSNVLGPTPVPLNDPCAVLYAADPTLGELVRVRADVELAGRHTYGRTVIDLGGRSPEPANVDVVIRLDAAAVRDALVDSLRRLAP, via the coding sequence GTGAGCACCCCCATCGTCTACGACTGCGATCCCGGCAACGACGACGCGCTGGCCATCCTCGCGGCCGTCGGGCACCCCGGACTTGACCTTCTGGCGGTCACGACCGTGGCCGGTCACCTGGTGGCGGAGCAGACCGCCCGCAACGCGGCGATCGCCGTGGCCGCTGCCGGCGCCACCGTCCCGGTCAGCCGCGGCGGCGCGCTGCCGCTGGTCCGGGACCAGGTGCTCGCCGGGATTCTCGACCTGGAGCAGGGGCTGGACCGGGCCCGCGAGGACCTGCCGGCAGTGGCCCTCGACCCGCGCCACGCCGTCGACCTGATCATCGACACCGTGCGGGCCCGGCCCGGCGCGGTGCTGGTCGCCACCGGACCGCTGACCAACGTCGCCACGGCGCTGCGCAAGCACCCGGCCGTCGCCGACGATCTGGCCCGGATCATCACCCTCAGCGGCGCCTGGGGCCTCGGCGGCAAGACCGCGGCCGCGGAGTTCAACGTGTGGTGCGACCCGGAGGCGGCGGCGGTCGTCTACTCGGCCCCCGTGCCGGTCACCGTGTTGCCCACCGAGGCCAGCACCGCCGTACCCGTCGACGAGGACCTCGTCTCCCGGGTTGCGCAACTGCCCGGCGACGCCGCCGCCCTGGCGGTGGAGCTGATGCAGTCGCTGCGCGCCACCCACCGCAGCAACGTCCTCGGGCCCACCCCGGTACCGCTGAACGACCCGTGCGCCGTCCTGTACGCCGCCGACCCCACGCTCGGTGAGCTGGTGCGGGTCCGCGCCGACGTCGAGCTGGCCGGCCGGCACACGTACGGGCGGACGGTCATCGACCTCGGCGGGCGCAGCCCCGAGCCCGCCAACGTCGACGTGGTGATCCGGCTGGACGCCGCCGCCGTGCGGGACGCGCTGGTCGACAGCCTCCGCCGGCTCGCCCCCTGA
- a CDS encoding LacI family DNA-binding transcriptional regulator: protein MATIADVARAAGVHRSTVSRILRDPKAFRGETRTRVLEAAARLDYRPSRIAQALSGGASPLVPLVVPDISNPFFARVARGAEEIARAAGLHIVVCSTGGDVEAEVAYLQAMSDLDTPCILFTPSADTVAAQVLSIARHTAVVLIDRSLPETDLRCVRVDHVQAAAAGTQHLLTRGHRRVVCVSGPMSASSARERVAGYQTVMDEAGLPAQVVEGDFTIAGGRQAAAQLFVGGEPPTAVLAANDLCAVGLLTAAREAGLRVPDDVAVLGFDDLDVAQHVNPSLTTLRQPSAELGGQAARLALADAGFGDGSDVVLTLQAELIVRESA, encoded by the coding sequence ATGGCGACCATCGCCGATGTCGCGAGGGCGGCGGGTGTGCACCGCTCCACGGTGTCGCGCATCCTTCGTGATCCGAAGGCGTTCCGGGGCGAGACCCGTACCCGGGTGCTGGAGGCGGCCGCCCGTCTCGACTACCGTCCGAGCCGCATCGCCCAGGCCCTGAGCGGAGGCGCGTCGCCCCTCGTGCCGCTCGTAGTGCCGGACATAAGCAACCCGTTCTTCGCGCGGGTCGCCCGCGGCGCGGAGGAGATCGCCCGCGCCGCGGGGCTGCACATCGTCGTCTGCAGCACCGGAGGTGACGTCGAGGCAGAGGTCGCATACCTCCAAGCCATGAGCGATCTCGACACGCCGTGCATCTTGTTCACCCCGAGCGCCGACACCGTGGCAGCGCAGGTGCTGTCGATCGCTCGGCACACCGCCGTGGTGCTCATTGACCGCTCTCTGCCGGAAACCGACCTTCGCTGCGTCCGGGTGGACCACGTGCAGGCCGCGGCGGCCGGCACGCAGCACCTCCTCACGCGTGGCCACCGTCGCGTCGTCTGCGTCAGCGGTCCGATGTCGGCCTCCTCCGCCCGCGAGCGGGTCGCCGGCTACCAGACTGTCATGGACGAAGCCGGTCTGCCCGCCCAGGTGGTGGAGGGTGACTTCACCATCGCCGGCGGCCGGCAGGCCGCGGCCCAGCTCTTCGTCGGGGGCGAGCCACCGACTGCGGTCCTCGCCGCCAACGACCTCTGCGCCGTCGGCCTGCTGACCGCCGCGCGCGAGGCCGGACTGCGGGTGCCAGACGACGTGGCTGTGCTGGGGTTCGACGACCTCGACGTCGCGCAGCACGTGAACCCGAGCCTGACCACCCTGCGACAGCCGTCTGCCGAACTGGGCGGCCAGGCGGCCCGCCTGGCACTCGCCGATGCCGGATTCGGCGACGGCTCGGACGTCGTCCTGACCCTCCAGGCCGAACTCATCGTCCGGGAGTCCGCATGA
- a CDS encoding glutamine amidotransferase, with product MTRKSVLIAGESWTVHSIHQKGFDSFTTTEYAEGVRWLRQALEDGGWQVTYQPAHVAATDFPSTVEELNAYDCVIISDVGANTFLLHPETFTKSVPRPDRLAVLRDWVHGGGGVIMVGGYLTFQGIDAKARYAGSAIEDALPVTMHPYDDRAERPAGVTPAVQLPEHPAITGVTGPWPDLLGYNVVQPRPEADVVVTVDADPLVVAWDHGRGRGLAFTSDCGPHWAPPTFVDWDGYAPLWQQMVSWTAGDRR from the coding sequence GTGACCCGCAAATCCGTCCTCATCGCCGGTGAGTCCTGGACCGTCCACAGCATCCACCAGAAGGGCTTCGACAGCTTCACCACCACCGAGTACGCGGAGGGGGTGCGCTGGCTGCGGCAGGCCCTGGAAGACGGCGGCTGGCAGGTCACCTACCAACCGGCGCACGTCGCGGCCACCGACTTCCCGAGCACGGTGGAGGAGCTGAACGCCTACGACTGCGTGATCATCAGCGACGTCGGCGCCAACACCTTCCTGCTGCACCCGGAGACCTTCACGAAGTCGGTGCCGCGGCCGGACCGCCTCGCCGTGCTGCGGGACTGGGTCCACGGCGGGGGAGGGGTCATCATGGTCGGCGGCTACCTCACCTTCCAGGGCATCGACGCCAAGGCCCGCTACGCCGGCAGCGCCATCGAGGACGCCCTGCCGGTGACCATGCATCCGTACGACGACCGCGCCGAGCGTCCCGCCGGGGTCACGCCCGCCGTCCAGCTCCCGGAGCACCCGGCGATCACCGGCGTCACCGGCCCCTGGCCGGACCTGCTCGGCTACAACGTCGTGCAGCCCCGCCCGGAGGCCGACGTGGTCGTCACCGTCGACGCAGATCCGCTGGTGGTGGCCTGGGACCACGGCCGGGGACGCGGTTTGGCCTTCACCTCCGACTGCGGCCCGCACTGGGCGCCGCCGACCTTCGTCGACTGGGACGGCTACGCCCCGCTGTGGCAGCAGATGGTGTCCTGGACCGCAGGGGACCGGCGATGA
- a CDS encoding alpha/beta fold hydrolase, with the protein MSTAGPVPLNVATWGAAGGPVCVCLHGITANSSSWARLGPRLAALGYRVLAPELRGHGESPKTADGYDTETLLADLAAVVPAQPDVLIGHSFGGYLAQEGVLRGVFRPRALVLEDPVSHQPDREAPTASLAYDRAHLPRDIEGTLALNPHWTRLDAAGKVLSLEQVNWDGARTAFAGNAPWDLRGAAAQVAAAVPTRWVLPGESRFVPAADVAALRAAVGAESVVVVPHAGHSIHRDDLDRFVDVVTSLHDPRSRT; encoded by the coding sequence ATGAGCACGGCCGGCCCGGTACCGCTCAACGTCGCGACGTGGGGCGCGGCGGGTGGCCCGGTCTGCGTCTGCCTGCACGGCATCACCGCCAACTCCAGCTCCTGGGCCCGGCTCGGGCCGCGGCTGGCCGCGCTCGGCTACCGGGTGCTGGCCCCCGAGCTGCGGGGGCACGGTGAGAGCCCGAAGACCGCCGACGGGTACGACACGGAGACGCTGCTGGCGGACCTTGCCGCCGTCGTGCCGGCGCAGCCGGACGTGCTGATCGGGCACTCGTTCGGCGGCTATCTCGCCCAGGAGGGCGTGCTGCGTGGCGTGTTCCGGCCCCGGGCGCTGGTCCTCGAGGACCCGGTCTCCCACCAGCCGGACCGGGAGGCGCCCACGGCGTCGCTGGCGTACGACCGTGCGCACCTGCCTCGTGACATCGAGGGAACCCTGGCGCTGAACCCGCACTGGACCCGGCTGGACGCCGCCGGCAAGGTGCTCAGCCTCGAACAGGTGAACTGGGACGGGGCCCGGACGGCGTTCGCCGGCAACGCCCCCTGGGACCTGCGCGGCGCCGCGGCCCAGGTCGCCGCCGCCGTGCCGACCCGCTGGGTGCTGCCCGGCGAGAGCCGGTTCGTCCCGGCGGCGGACGTCGCGGCGCTGCGCGCGGCGGTCGGCGCGGAGTCGGTGGTCGTCGTGCCGCACGCCGGGCACAGCATCCACCGGGACGACCTGGACCGGTTCGTCGACGTGGTGACGTCGCTGCACGACCCGAGGAGCCGTACATGA